Proteins from a single region of Carassius gibelio isolate Cgi1373 ecotype wild population from Czech Republic chromosome A5, carGib1.2-hapl.c, whole genome shotgun sequence:
- the alad gene encoding delta-aminolevulinic acid dehydratase: protein MTQPADSILHSGYFHPTLRYWQTCASDLRPDNLIYPVFITDSPDAVEPIASLPGQARYGVNKIEGLLRPLVDKGLKCVLIFGVPAKVAKDERGSGADTDDTPAVLAMKKLRSTFPDLVLACDVCLCPYTSHGHCGILREDGSLDNAASCLRLAEVALAYARAGCHIIAPSDMMDGRIAAIKQALIANDFGNKVSVLSYSAKFASCYYGPFRDAAQSKPAFGDRRCYQLPPGARGLALRACDRDVKEGADMLMVKPGLPYLDIVREVKDKHPTHPLAVYNVSGEFAMLWHGAEAGAFDLRTAVMEAMTAFRRAGADIIITYYTPQLLTWLKE from the exons ATGACACAGCCTGCAGACTCTATTCTACACAGCGGTTACTTTCACCCCACTCTCCGATACTGGCAGACCTGTGCTTCAGACCTTAGACCAGATAACCTCATTTATCCTGTCTTTATTAC TGACAGTCCTGATGCAGTGGAACCAATTGCAAGTCTACCTGGTCAAGCAAG ATATGGTGTTAATAAGATAGAGGGTTTACTTCGTCCCCTTGTCGATAAAGGCCTGAAGTGTGTGCTGATTTTTGGAGTTCCTGCAAAAGTTGCGAAG GATGAGAGAGGCTCTGGGGCAGACACAGATGACACTCCTGCAGTCCTGGCTATGAAGAAACTGAGGAGCACATTCCCTGATCTTGTGCTGGCCTGCGATGTGTGCCTTTGCCCCTACACCTCTCATGGCCACTGTG GAATCCTGCGTGAAGACGGCAGCTTGGATAACGCTGCAAGCTGTTTGAGGTTGGCTGAAGTAGCTCTGGCTTATGCTCGAGCAG GCTGCCATATTATCGCTCCTTCAGATATGATGGATGGACGGATTGCAGCCATTAAGCAAGCACTAATCGCCAATGATTTTGGCAACAAG GTGTCAGTGTTGAGCTACAGTGCTAAATTTGCCTCCTGCTACTATGGGCCATTCAG AGATGCTGCTCAGTCTAAACCTGCTTTTGGGGACAGGCGATGTTATCAGCTTCCCCCTGGTGCCAGAGGACTAGCTCTGCGGGCCTGT GACCGGGATGTAAAAGAAGGTGCTGACATGCTGATGGTGAAACCTGGATTACCATACCTTGATATTGTGAGAGAGGTTAAAGATAAG CACCCTACTCATCCACTGGCAGTGTATAATGTATCAGGCGAGTTTGCTATGTTGTGGCATGGAGCTGAAGCTGGAGCTTTTGACCTGCGCACTGCAGTTATGGAAGCTATGACTGCCTTCCGTCGAGCAG gagCTGACATCATTATCACTTACTACACTCCACAATTGCTCACATGGCTAAAAGAGTAA
- the tmem203 gene encoding transmembrane protein 203, whose translation MLFSLRELVQWLGFATFELFLHLGALLVFSVLVALHMDVDKQTLKMSWWLVFSPLFAADGLSTYFTAIVSIRLYQEGEKRLAVLRLLWVLTVLSLKLVCEVLLCQKLAEQDQASDLWFGLIVSPLFILLQLLMIRACRVN comes from the coding sequence atgctgttttctcTGCGAGAGCTGGTGCAATGGCTGGGCTTTGCCACATTCGAGCTGTTCCTCCACTTGGGCGCGCTGCTGGTCTTCAGTGTGCTGGTGGCCCTACACATGGACGTGGACAAGCAGACTCTTAAGATGAGCTGGTGGCTTGTCTTCTCACCCTTGTTTGCTGCTGATGGCCTCAGCACTTACTTCACAGCCATTGTATCCATCCGCCTCTATCAAGAAGGAGAGAAGCGGCTGGCAGTGCTGCGCTTGCTGTGGGTGCTGACCGTGCTCAGCCTCAAGCTGGTGTGTGAGGTGCTGCTATGCCAGAAATTGGCCGAACAGGACCAGGCAAGTGATTTGTGGTTCGGGCTTATCGTTTCCCCCCTTTTCATTCTTCTGCAGCTGCTCATGATTCGTGCTTGTCGTGTCAATTAA